The genomic segment GCAGTTGTCGAAGAAGCACTGCTGGAAACGCTCGCCGGACACTGCGGTTTTCACCAGCTCCGGGTCGATAGCGCGCAGCGTGTCGAGATAGTTCTCTTTCACTACGGCTGCTTTGACCTGGTTGAGAATACCGGCGTTGCGCACCTGCGGCTCTTTACGCTCCGGCGGGTACCCCTCGCCATTACGGCCGGTAAAGGCTTTTTCAAAGATAAAGCGTACGTTGAGCTCCGCGCCCCAGCCAAAGCCTTTCGCGAAAGGCAGCGCCAGCGCGTTACCGTTGTTGATTTGCGCGAACAGGAAGGCGTCCGCCGGATCGATGCAGTAACCGCACACCACACCCGGATGGATGTTCAGGGACATCAGCGCGCCCTGACCGGTGCCGCAGCCGGTGACCACAAAATCCACTGCTTTGG from the Cronobacter condimenti 1330 genome contains:
- a CDS encoding RpiB/LacA/LacB family sugar-phosphate isomerase, which gives rise to MKIALMMENSQAAKNAIIYKELKAVADEKAFPVYNVGMSDENDHHLTYIHLGIMASILLNSKAVDFVVTGCGTGQGALMSLNIHPGVVCGYCIDPADAFLFAQINNGNALALPFAKGFGWGAELNVRFIFEKAFTGRNGEGYPPERKEPQVRNAGILNQVKAAVVKENYLDTLRAIDPELVKTAVSGERFQQCFFDNCQDKAIEGFVREILG